A single genomic interval of Hymenobacter sp. GOD-10R harbors:
- a CDS encoding DUF4134 domain-containing protein — protein sequence MLTALMVLATATISFAQGDGSAGITKATSMIGGYFDNLTLLMYAIGAAAGLGGAITAFIKWNSGDQNTQKHLTAWFGSCIFLVVSATILRSFFL from the coding sequence ATGCTCACTGCCTTAATGGTCCTGGCCACGGCTACTATCTCTTTCGCGCAAGGTGACGGTTCGGCCGGCATCACGAAAGCCACCTCGATGATTGGTGGGTACTTCGACAACCTCACGCTGCTCATGTATGCCATTGGTGCGGCCGCGGGCCTGGGTGGTGCCATCACCGCTTTTATCAAGTGGAACTCCGGTGACCAAAACACCCAGAAGCATCTTACAGCTTGGTTTGGCAGCTGCATCTTCCTAGTGGTGTCAGCCACCATCCTACGCTCTTTCTTCCTGTAA
- a CDS encoding relaxase/mobilization nuclease domain-containing protein: MIAKTVTGSDFTGALEYGAGLRSDRTNKQSELLSVANLGSNSVHGMAAEMRAVADMSDRIKQPVWHTVLSWAPEEIVDREQKLKAAALYCELMGASLDRHQVAVFEHKDKQHPHIHIYINRVPTDGGPALRTDQNYARNVKATRQIREQLGMAPLPSRRQSTKDLDPQKEVTCGYVRDVLSAALADQAIRSVDQLVEHLRAKQIEAYLKRDGKGVLVGSSFRYEGSNVKGTEIGIKAKQLREHFSQYGREALRSNTPFAPATASASGGLVGDETSTSAGPFVRLEDTTASHGGPTMDDAERNENSVRRKRRRPKL; encoded by the coding sequence ATGATTGCGAAAACCGTCACCGGAAGTGACTTCACCGGGGCCTTAGAGTACGGCGCAGGCTTGCGTTCAGACCGCACCAACAAGCAGTCCGAGCTACTAAGTGTAGCTAATTTGGGTAGCAACAGCGTGCACGGAATGGCCGCAGAAATGCGGGCTGTAGCCGACATGAGCGACCGAATTAAACAGCCCGTATGGCACACGGTTTTGTCGTGGGCCCCAGAGGAAATAGTTGACCGCGAGCAAAAGCTGAAGGCAGCGGCCCTGTACTGTGAGCTGATGGGGGCGAGCCTCGACCGGCATCAAGTCGCCGTGTTTGAGCACAAGGATAAGCAGCACCCCCACATTCACATCTACATCAATCGGGTGCCCACCGATGGCGGGCCAGCCCTGCGCACGGACCAGAACTACGCCCGGAACGTGAAGGCCACCCGTCAGATTCGGGAGCAACTGGGGATGGCGCCGCTGCCCTCACGCCGGCAGAGCACCAAAGACCTTGACCCGCAGAAGGAAGTTACCTGCGGCTACGTACGCGACGTGCTCAGCGCAGCTTTAGCAGATCAGGCTATTCGTTCCGTCGACCAGTTAGTAGAACACCTGCGCGCGAAGCAGATTGAAGCCTACCTAAAACGGGATGGCAAGGGCGTGCTCGTGGGCAGCAGCTTCCGCTACGAAGGCAGCAATGTAAAAGGCACCGAGATCGGCATCAAGGCCAAACAGCTGCGTGAGCACTTCAGTCAGTACGGCCGCGAGGCCTTGCGCAGTAACACCCCATTCGCGCCTGCTACAGCCAGCGCCAGCGGTGGTCTAGTGGGCGACGAGACGAGCACTAGTGCTGGGCCTTTTGTGCGACTAGAAGACACAACAGCTAGCCACGGCGGGCCGACTATGGATGATGCCGAACGCAATGAAAACAGCGTGCGCCGCAAGCGTCGGCGTCCAAAACTTTAA
- a CDS encoding DUF4133 domain-containing protein, whose protein sequence is MGQYLVNKGVNKPIEFIGLVGVRYLFMLIGGLGGVFLAAIVLLGVGVNTYLTTFLTLGSGFLWWIRVFSLCAKYGEHGALKRQAKGRQPVRIVNRNARLFQDLKRS, encoded by the coding sequence ATGGGCCAATACCTAGTGAACAAGGGCGTTAACAAGCCGATTGAATTCATAGGGTTGGTTGGCGTGCGCTATCTCTTTATGCTGATTGGGGGCCTCGGCGGCGTGTTTCTAGCAGCCATTGTGCTGCTCGGCGTCGGGGTCAACACCTACCTGACTACCTTCTTGACGCTCGGTAGCGGGTTTCTCTGGTGGATCCGGGTATTCAGTCTTTGCGCAAAATATGGTGAACACGGCGCTCTCAAGCGCCAAGCCAAGGGCCGCCAGCCCGTGCGCATCGTGAATCGCAATGCTCGCCTCTTTCAAGACCTCAAGCGCTCATGA
- a CDS encoding DUF3408 domain-containing protein: protein MATKNDSPDVNAFVNSFKRKPQPAIPAPAEPEPETVTGTDVDSTAMEVAIETPAPPAPVERPAIQKQTGRKEQPAEQEERADYASFLEPVRTRKGKAVYVDEDTHNALSVIANAGSGALSDLLINIVNHHFETHGPDIRAFLNDREKQKKKRLPY from the coding sequence ATGGCTACTAAGAACGATTCTCCCGACGTGAATGCTTTCGTTAACTCATTTAAACGCAAGCCGCAACCTGCTATCCCTGCCCCGGCTGAGCCTGAGCCCGAAACGGTTACGGGCACCGATGTAGATTCTACCGCTATGGAAGTTGCTATTGAAACACCCGCCCCACCCGCACCGGTGGAGCGCCCAGCTATTCAAAAACAAACGGGAAGAAAAGAGCAGCCCGCCGAGCAGGAGGAACGCGCTGATTACGCTTCCTTTTTGGAGCCCGTTCGCACTCGCAAAGGCAAGGCGGTCTACGTGGATGAAGACACCCACAATGCCTTGTCTGTCATTGCCAACGCGGGCAGCGGGGCCTTATCTGACTTGTTGATCAATATCGTTAACCATCACTTCGAAACCCACGGGCCCGACATTCGCGCTTTCCTGAACGACCGGGAGAAGCAGAAGAAAAAGCGCCTACCCTACTAG
- a CDS encoding ParA family protein — translation MSATKYISISSQKGGVGKTTINILAASIFHFLGNEKVAVIDCDYPQHSLEGLRLKELDQLQANLDKAADFQALGVQAYPIVGCEVKEALSIAKEMNGEFDLVFIDTPGTINVPGLVELWKMLDYVFIPLESDVLSVEATLPFAAALEAFAKGKPGSRLKQYYAFWNKHIKSEKQDFYQRTEELFAQQNIPFLKSRLEHSVNYKKEAMRSTMFPLSKEYMRLGIRGLIEEMAGIIFDDGTAKAAATATTENKAL, via the coding sequence ATGAGTGCCACTAAGTACATTTCTATCTCGTCTCAGAAGGGAGGCGTGGGGAAAACCACTATTAACATTCTCGCAGCATCCATCTTCCACTTTCTCGGCAATGAGAAGGTGGCCGTGATCGATTGCGACTATCCGCAGCACTCCCTTGAAGGCCTGCGCCTGAAGGAACTGGATCAGCTACAGGCAAACCTCGACAAAGCGGCTGATTTTCAGGCGCTCGGCGTACAGGCTTACCCTATCGTCGGCTGCGAGGTAAAGGAAGCGCTCAGCATCGCCAAGGAAATGAATGGCGAGTTTGACTTAGTCTTTATCGATACGCCAGGCACGATCAACGTGCCTGGGCTGGTGGAGCTATGGAAGATGCTCGACTACGTTTTCATTCCTCTAGAATCAGATGTGCTGAGTGTCGAGGCGACTTTGCCGTTTGCTGCCGCGCTGGAGGCATTCGCCAAAGGCAAGCCAGGCAGCCGCTTGAAACAGTACTACGCGTTCTGGAACAAGCACATTAAGAGTGAGAAACAAGACTTCTACCAGCGAACTGAGGAACTGTTTGCCCAGCAGAATATTCCATTCCTCAAGAGCCGGTTGGAACACAGTGTGAACTATAAGAAGGAAGCCATGCGCTCGACTATGTTCCCGCTATCGAAGGAATATATGCGTCTGGGAATCAGAGGGCTGATTGAGGAAATGGCAGGGATCATTTTTGACGACGGCACGGCCAAAGCGGCAGCCACCGCCACCACCGAAAACAAAGCTCTTTAA
- a CDS encoding plasmid mobilization protein: MEETDVPELAPETRADLLKEAHINLRITVVDKKTIEQKATKAGLTTGDYVRRAALGKKISEKIPNDLRRLIAGSANNLNQLTRLANAGKLNSVSAEKLNKLVNRLLETLK, encoded by the coding sequence ATGGAAGAAACTGATGTGCCTGAACTGGCTCCCGAAACCCGAGCCGACTTGCTCAAAGAAGCCCACATTAATCTTCGCATCACGGTCGTGGATAAGAAAACCATCGAGCAAAAAGCGACGAAGGCTGGGCTTACGACCGGCGATTATGTGCGACGTGCGGCGCTGGGGAAAAAGATTTCGGAGAAAATACCGAATGATTTACGCCGCCTTATCGCAGGTTCGGCCAACAATCTGAACCAACTCACGCGCCTAGCTAACGCGGGCAAGCTCAATTCGGTGAGCGCTGAGAAACTGAATAAGCTGGTAAATCGCTTGCTGGAGACGCTGAAATGA
- a CDS encoding TraG family conjugative transposon ATPase — protein MSNLLLPSATLESKQPIYAVENGCLISKNADVTVAYRLELPEIFTLSEADYESLHSAFVKAVRLLPNHTVVHKQDWFVEDKYVADFEVERSMLSQAYERHFNERPFLNHYCYLFLTKTPSSREDWTSLATLLTRSKIVPKDMMDEKLLSAFFNAVGQFARTLSTVGITCTQLTDDDLAGVNGNTGLLEKYLYLNMSDTAPVADLDFSQGLKVGSKRCLCYSLGQLDDLPEILETSARHGNLSTDYSDFFIGFASPLGLQLNCNHIYNQYLFVDDAAKTLKTFEKKRDRLNSLSLNSRQNAINKEFYDRYLNEALSQQRLPVRAHANVLAWTERELQEKELRELLGDAITKIGGKARENTVDIGSLFWAGIPGNAGDFPSEETFYTFAGPACCLWNVETNYRSSSSPVGIKLSDRLTGKPVHVDISEEPRKRGIITNRNKFILGGTGSGKSFFTNGMVRQFHEQGGHVLLVDTGNSYKGLCRLRGGVYYTYEEHKPISFNPFFVAGAPDVEKRLSLHNLLVMLWKRANEAVSQSEYVSISTALTQYYQLLQSDTTIKASFNTFYEFLLGPHGAYLKKENVREKDFDIENFLYVLKPYYRGGEYDYLLNAEQELDLTQESFIVFEIDNIKDHPILFPVVTLVIMDTFLQKMRTLKGVRKMILIEEAWKAIATPAMADYLKYLFKTVRKFQGEAVVVTQEPKDIIDNPIVKDTIITQSDCMILLSLEKFMGKFDEIQDVLALSEKQKALVLSINKDRRPDEFYNEVYIGLGTKVATVYGVVVSKEEYVTYTTEETEKMVLFEKLEAGLGIETAIQVYAQELREAG, from the coding sequence ATGAGCAACCTACTCCTTCCCTCCGCGACGCTGGAAAGCAAACAACCGATCTACGCGGTTGAAAACGGCTGCCTCATCAGCAAGAATGCTGACGTGACGGTAGCCTACCGCCTGGAGCTTCCGGAAATCTTCACCCTCTCGGAGGCCGACTACGAGTCCCTGCATTCTGCTTTTGTGAAGGCTGTGCGCCTGTTGCCGAATCACACGGTCGTCCACAAGCAGGATTGGTTTGTAGAGGACAAGTACGTAGCTGACTTTGAGGTCGAGCGGTCCATGCTCTCGCAGGCATACGAGCGGCATTTCAACGAACGGCCTTTCCTAAATCACTACTGCTACTTGTTTCTGACCAAGACGCCTAGCAGCCGCGAGGACTGGACCAGCTTGGCCACGTTGCTTACCCGTTCCAAGATTGTCCCCAAAGACATGATGGATGAGAAGCTTCTGAGTGCCTTCTTTAACGCAGTGGGGCAGTTTGCAAGAACCCTTTCAACAGTGGGCATTACTTGCACGCAGCTTACCGATGACGACTTGGCCGGCGTGAATGGCAACACTGGTTTGCTGGAAAAGTACCTCTACCTGAACATGAGTGATACGGCGCCAGTAGCCGATCTTGATTTTTCGCAAGGGCTAAAGGTGGGCTCAAAACGATGCCTGTGTTACTCGCTGGGCCAACTGGATGACTTGCCTGAAATCCTGGAGACAAGCGCCCGGCACGGCAACTTAAGCACTGACTACAGCGATTTCTTCATTGGCTTTGCTTCCCCGCTGGGCTTGCAGTTGAACTGCAATCACATCTACAACCAGTATCTGTTCGTCGATGACGCGGCCAAGACGCTGAAGACCTTCGAGAAGAAGCGGGACCGGCTTAATTCACTCTCCTTAAACTCGCGTCAGAATGCTATCAACAAGGAGTTTTATGACCGCTACCTGAATGAAGCGCTTTCGCAGCAGCGGCTACCGGTACGGGCGCACGCGAACGTCTTGGCGTGGACAGAGCGCGAGCTACAGGAGAAGGAGTTACGCGAGCTATTGGGGGATGCCATCACCAAGATAGGAGGGAAGGCCCGCGAGAACACGGTAGATATCGGCTCCCTCTTTTGGGCTGGTATTCCGGGCAACGCCGGCGACTTTCCCAGCGAAGAAACGTTCTACACCTTTGCCGGGCCTGCCTGCTGCCTGTGGAATGTCGAGACCAACTATCGTAGCTCCAGCAGCCCCGTTGGTATCAAGCTGTCGGATCGCCTTACGGGTAAGCCCGTGCACGTTGACATCTCGGAAGAGCCACGCAAGCGGGGCATCATCACCAACCGCAACAAGTTCATCTTAGGTGGTACGGGTAGTGGCAAATCGTTCTTCACGAACGGCATGGTACGCCAGTTCCATGAGCAAGGTGGCCACGTGCTGCTGGTAGATACCGGCAATAGTTATAAGGGCCTGTGTCGGCTACGGGGCGGGGTATATTACACGTACGAAGAGCACAAGCCTATCAGCTTCAACCCCTTTTTTGTAGCTGGAGCGCCCGACGTGGAGAAGCGCTTGAGCCTGCACAATCTACTCGTAATGCTCTGGAAGCGAGCAAACGAAGCCGTTTCGCAATCCGAGTACGTGTCCATCTCTACCGCGCTCACGCAGTACTACCAGCTCTTGCAGAGTGATACAACAATTAAGGCCTCCTTCAATACCTTCTATGAATTCCTGCTGGGCCCCCACGGCGCCTACCTGAAGAAAGAGAATGTGCGGGAGAAGGATTTTGATATCGAGAACTTCCTGTACGTGCTGAAGCCTTACTACCGAGGCGGGGAGTATGATTATTTGCTCAACGCGGAGCAGGAGCTTGACCTAACCCAGGAAAGCTTTATTGTCTTCGAGATCGACAACATCAAGGATCACCCGATTCTGTTCCCGGTGGTCACGCTCGTGATCATGGATACGTTTCTACAGAAGATGCGCACGCTCAAAGGGGTGCGCAAGATGATTCTGATTGAGGAAGCCTGGAAAGCCATTGCAACGCCGGCTATGGCCGACTACCTGAAATACCTGTTCAAAACTGTCCGCAAGTTTCAGGGTGAAGCCGTCGTAGTCACGCAGGAGCCGAAAGACATTATCGACAACCCCATCGTTAAGGATACCATCATCACCCAGTCTGATTGCATGATCCTGCTGAGCTTGGAGAAGTTCATGGGCAAGTTCGATGAGATTCAGGACGTGTTGGCACTCTCTGAAAAACAAAAAGCCTTGGTGCTCAGCATCAACAAGGACCGCCGCCCAGATGAGTTTTACAATGAGGTCTACATTGGCCTAGGCACCAAAGTAGCCACGGTGTACGGCGTGGTTGTGTCGAAGGAAGAGTACGTGACTTACACGACGGAAGAAACCGAAAAAATGGTTCTGTTTGAAAAGCTAGAAGCTGGCCTTGGTATCGAAACCGCCATTCAGGTCTACGCTCAGGAGTTGCGCGAAGCCGGCTAA